In one window of Pieris brassicae chromosome 10, ilPieBrab1.1, whole genome shotgun sequence DNA:
- the LOC123715173 gene encoding multiple coagulation factor deficiency protein 2 homolog isoform X1, producing the protein MLRFIILAAFLQCTICQQYQQKVAPGVPPQNYQNYQPPPPPPAPHQQQFQQPPQQQQFQQQQQFQQQQQQYQQQVPVQQVPVQQVPVQQVNAQPPHGHGHGHDPQVLNAANIAQERDHIQEHMDVPIDTSKMSDQELQFHYFKMHDADNNNKLDGCELIKSLIHWHEQGHKQQPQQNQPPAGEKIFKDDELINLIDPILNMDDHNRDGYIDYPEFVRAQQKNQKQDG; encoded by the exons ATGCTTCGGTTCATAATATTAGCGGCGTTTCTGCAATGTACAATATGTCAACAATATCAACAAAAAGTCGCTCCGGGAGTTCCCCCACAGAATTATCAG AATTATCAACCACCACCGCCACCTCCGGCTCCTCATCAg caACAATTCCAACAGCCACCGCAGCAACAACAATTCCAGCAGCAGCAACAGtttcaacaacaacaacagcaATACCAACAACAGGTTCCTGTACAACAAGTACCTGTGCAACAAGTGCCCGTACAACAAGTCAATGCACAACCACCACACGGCCATGGGCATGGTCATG acCCACAAGTTTTGAATGCAGCAAATATTGCCCAAGAAAGAGA TCACATTCAAGAACATATGGATGTACCAATTGACACTTCAAAAATGTCAGATCAAGAATTGCAGTTCCATTATTTCAAAATGCATGATGCGGATAATAACAACAAATTGGACGGATGTGAATTGATCAAATCGTTGATCCATTGGCATG AACAAGGGCATAAACAACAACCACAACAGAATCAGCCGCCCGCTGGAGAGAAAATATTCAAAGATGATgaattaatcaatttaatagaTCCCATTTTAAATATGGACGATCATAATAGAGACGGTTATATAGACTATCCGGAGTTTGTTCGCGCGCAACAGAAGAACCAGAAACAAGACGGATAG
- the LOC123715831 gene encoding inactive peptidyl-prolyl cis-trans isomerase shutdown-like — translation MERLDEPVQLLEGITMSDFLKSPVEFSLNVDHKKLKNVEDDDDFDDIFESESSSDSEDIMQVLEKSTTRMFLSCPEYHSFKDLATKMIDCIPSGNVKMFILEEGDGPLVPLDAEVSIHYAAYWEKAKIPFDSTITMNRGEPKVVRLSRDGIIPGLEIGLTAVKGPTARFLLLIQPALAWGPQGILPRIKPEPALFVVNLLSVNDIQAPIRFNDLPLEEQRKYEVTIRTVTSLHTQAKNIYAKKKYNKCIKHYQQSICVLNLSVVKNSEEEAEIRRLKVNTFINLAVCYYKTNKPKNIIKVCESIDYISDVDKHCKALFYFGRAYEMLGNMDNALKYYKKALKLEPKNREIGKALLNIDNYNKNSAVNEKAFCQNVFKVAPAKKVYDVDIDFQNTVRDMCQNLAGTERFTKFELPNNFRSAELEFMKDLCAEFKDMFVQVDGEGKKKKIYVIKKGCA, via the exons ATGGAGAGATTAGATGAACCTGTTCAACTATTAGAGGGAATAACCATGAG tGATTTCCTGAAATCACCTGTAGAATTTAGCTTGAATGTTGATCACAAGAAGTTGAAAAATGTGGAGGATGATGACGATTTTGATGATATTTTTGAAAGTGAGAg TTCCAGTGACTCAGAAGACATTATGCAGGTATTAGAAAAATCAACAACAAGAATGTTTCTGTCATGCCCAGAATACCATTCATTTAAGGATCTAGCTACAAAGATGATAGATTGCATACCATCTGGAaatgttaaaatgtttatattggAAGAAG GTGATGGACCATTAGTGCCTTTAGATGCAGAAGTGTCAATCCATTATGCTGCATATTGGGAGAAAGCAAAGATACCATTTGACTCAACTATTACTATGAATCGTGGGGAACCAAAG GTAGTACGACTATCGAGAGATGGCATAATACCCGGCTTGGAGATTGGCTTGACAGCTGTGAAAGGGCCAACAGCCCGTTTTCTACTATTGATACAACCAGCTTTAGCATGGGGTCCTCAAGGGATTTTACCACGAATAAAGCCTGAACCGGCACTTTTTGTCGTAAACTTACTTTCTGTCAATGATATACAGGCTCCGATACG TTTCAACGATTTACCATTAGAGgaacaaagaaaatatgaaGTCACTATACGAACAGTTACATCTCTTCACACCCAAGCAAAAAACATTTATgctaagaaaaaatataataagtgtataaaacattatcaACAATCCATCTGTGTACTAAATTTATCTGTGGTCAAGAACAGCGAAGAAGAAGCCGAAATACGTAGACTAAAGGTCAATACATTCATTAATTTAGCCGTCTGTTATTATAAAACCaataaaccaaaaaatattataaaagtgtgTGAAAGCATAGACTATATTTCAGATGTAGATAAGCATTGCAAagcgttattttattttgggaGAGCATATGAGATGTTAGGTAATATGGATAACGCGTTAAAGTACTACaaaaaagctttaaaattaGAACCTAAAAACCGGGAGATTGGAAAAGCGCTGcttaatatagataattacaataaaaactcTGCAGTTAATGAGAAGGCGTTCTGTCAAAATGTATTCAAGGTCGCGCCTGCAAAAAAAGTTTATGACGTTGACATTGACTTCCAGAATACAGTGCGTGACATGTGTCAAAATTTAGCGGGAACGGAGAGATTTACCAAATTCGAATTGCCGAATAATTTTAGAAGTGCAGAATTAGAATTTATGAAGGATCTGTGTGCGGAATTCAAAGATATGTTTGTACAAGTGGATGGGGagggaaagaaaaaaaaaatctatgttatAAAGAAGGGATGTGCGTAA